In a genomic window of Arachnia rubra:
- a CDS encoding GNAT family N-acetyltransferase produces MSITVVQGEEKDLPVVARLFAKAFHDDPVIAAMIPGQRDRLRRLTRMFLAELRTGAMAGGAVDLAYSEQDDRMVGAAAWESPDHKVPSWAKLRELPRAISAVGLRHLPQTIKLLDIFARSRPGEPHWYLVDIAVGEKARGLGAGTMLLRHRLEAVDSAGLPSYLEATTPASQRLYERFGFTVREPLHMVESGYPVTMYRPVPAS; encoded by the coding sequence ATGAGCATCACCGTTGTCCAGGGGGAGGAGAAAGACCTTCCCGTAGTGGCCCGGCTCTTCGCCAAGGCCTTTCACGACGACCCGGTGATCGCTGCGATGATCCCAGGACAGCGGGATCGCCTGCGACGTCTGACCAGGATGTTCTTGGCAGAGTTGCGCACCGGAGCGATGGCCGGAGGGGCCGTCGATCTGGCATACAGCGAGCAGGACGATCGTATGGTCGGCGCGGCAGCCTGGGAGTCTCCCGACCACAAGGTACCCAGCTGGGCGAAGTTACGTGAGCTTCCTCGTGCGATCTCAGCAGTCGGGTTACGGCATCTGCCGCAGACCATCAAGCTTCTGGACATCTTCGCCCGGAGCCGCCCCGGGGAGCCTCACTGGTACCTGGTTGACATCGCCGTCGGGGAAAAGGCGCGCGGCCTGGGAGCCGGGACCATGCTGCTGCGTCACCGGCTCGAGGCGGTCGACTCCGCTGGCCTGCCCAGTTACCTGGAAGCCACCACGCCGGCCAGTCAGCGGCTCTACGAGCGGTTCGGTTTCACGGTTCGGGAGCCACTCCACATGGTCGAGTCCGGCTACCCCGTGACGATGTACCGTCCGGTCCCCGCATCCTGA
- a CDS encoding uroporphyrinogen-III synthase encodes MKISLGTKNSVVDVARSHAVADTLREMGHDVEIVHIPAAGDSETVGQLRLGLMRGDFDLVVHRMHRIPKQDMPGLTFAAILKRGDQRDALVARDGLTLDQLPKGTVVATRSNLRRSQLHAINPDLEFVERTPGQLIELLDKVGTGEIAAVVAGAADFEAVGRLDAVTEYLDILPAAGLGATGLECRSEDTELVSILQELDHPDTRVCVMAERAAYAALDVSDAVSVAAKARRDGVLSLIVAVVPSDGSKGLMVQMGMPTSEYHAVRTARRAAAYLRSKGAEELGRVSTSTGGESETEEGRRITELAKARILVPREEGRIARGLREKGLDVTSVMLQRLEVLAVSSTLEGADWIAFTSVRAVESVRELGWTLPKGAKIAAIGSGTADALHEMGYHVDLVPEGAAGVSALLDIWPEGNGEVLVPGSALLAPGFIAGLQAKGWKAQLIPVYTMQLLSEAPADIVEMWQEGAFDVVIVTSGSNAIAVGRLLGWNPDVLVFAIGESAVKVLERAGVKVAGTTNNYSSPEIYRLLREVIEG; translated from the coding sequence TTGAAGATCAGCCTTGGCACAAAGAACTCTGTGGTGGACGTTGCCCGTTCGCACGCTGTCGCCGACACTCTCCGGGAGATGGGACACGATGTGGAGATCGTCCACATCCCGGCAGCTGGCGACTCTGAGACGGTCGGACAACTCCGCCTCGGTCTGATGCGTGGTGACTTCGACCTCGTGGTCCACCGCATGCACCGGATCCCCAAACAGGACATGCCGGGACTGACCTTCGCGGCGATTCTGAAACGTGGCGACCAGCGCGATGCGCTGGTGGCTCGTGACGGTCTGACCCTGGATCAGCTCCCCAAGGGAACAGTCGTTGCGACACGCTCCAACCTGCGCCGCTCACAGTTGCATGCCATCAATCCGGATCTCGAGTTCGTCGAGCGAACTCCCGGACAGCTCATCGAGCTGCTGGACAAAGTGGGAACGGGAGAGATCGCTGCGGTGGTGGCCGGTGCAGCCGACTTCGAGGCCGTCGGGCGCCTCGATGCTGTGACCGAGTACCTGGACATCCTCCCCGCCGCGGGGCTGGGGGCCACTGGCCTGGAATGCCGCAGTGAGGACACCGAGCTCGTCAGCATCCTGCAGGAGCTCGACCACCCGGACACGCGGGTGTGTGTGATGGCCGAGCGGGCCGCGTATGCGGCTCTCGACGTCAGCGACGCCGTCTCGGTGGCGGCGAAGGCCAGGCGGGATGGGGTCCTGTCGCTGATCGTGGCGGTGGTGCCCAGCGACGGCTCCAAGGGCCTGATGGTCCAGATGGGCATGCCCACCTCTGAGTATCACGCCGTCCGCACCGCCCGAAGAGCGGCTGCCTACCTGCGCTCCAAGGGAGCTGAGGAGCTTGGTCGTGTCTCCACATCGACCGGCGGCGAGTCGGAGACCGAGGAGGGACGCCGCATCACGGAGCTCGCCAAGGCGAGGATCCTCGTTCCCCGCGAGGAGGGCCGGATTGCCCGGGGGCTGCGTGAAAAGGGCCTGGACGTGACGTCCGTGATGCTGCAGCGTCTGGAGGTGCTTGCTGTCAGCTCGACCCTGGAGGGCGCGGACTGGATCGCCTTCACCTCGGTGCGAGCCGTTGAGAGCGTCCGGGAACTTGGCTGGACCTTACCCAAGGGGGCGAAGATCGCGGCCATCGGCAGCGGCACGGCGGATGCTCTCCACGAGATGGGATACCACGTGGACCTGGTACCTGAGGGTGCGGCGGGTGTCTCCGCGCTCCTCGACATCTGGCCCGAGGGGAATGGAGAGGTCCTGGTGCCTGGCTCCGCGCTACTAGCCCCGGGATTTATCGCAGGACTTCAGGCGAAGGGCTGGAAGGCACAGCTGATCCCCGTCTACACCATGCAGCTGCTGTCCGAGGCACCCGCCGACATCGTCGAGATGTGGCAGGAGGGGGCCTTCGATGTGGTCATCGTGACGTCGGGCTCGAATGCGATCGCGGTTGGGCGCCTGCTCGGCTGGAATCCTGACGTGCTGGTGTTCGCGATCGGTGAATCAGCGGTGAAAGTCCTGGAGAGGGCCGGGGTGAAGGTCGCAGGCACGACCAACAACTACTCCTCACCGGAGATCTACCGTCTTCTCCGTGAGGTCATCGAGGGCTGA
- a CDS encoding phytoene desaturase family protein, giving the protein MVECRDVVVVGSGPNGLAAAVTLARAGLAVEVLEAEAQPGGGSRTLDLGLADGIVHDVCSAVHPLALASPFLRALNLPARGVELVVPEASYAHPLDDQPAAIAWRDLERAAEGLGSDGAAWRRLLGPLVKHADALTALALGDKRSLPQELWRSTALGAGGLFGLRLAQLGSFAWDAPLRTERGRALLTGVAAHTIGRLPSPGAAATALLLAALGHSGGWPIPRGGSGVIAAALLTDLRNHGGVVRTGEHVRSAADLPPSRVVLLDTTAGSAAQILAERLSPSMARALRRFRHGNAAAKVDLVLSGPVPWRDCDVSRASTQHLGGTRAQMVQAESEVTRGRTPERPMVLVSDPTLGDPGREQNGLRPLWAYAHVAYDDPRDPTELVLAQIERFAPGIRDLVVAARGISARDMARHNPTLVGGDIAMGRVSLWDMIARPTFRFDPYRLAPGAYLCSAATPPGPGVHGMSGWHAAVRVLRGEFGINDPPGLAP; this is encoded by the coding sequence GTGGTGGAGTGCCGGGATGTCGTGGTGGTGGGGTCGGGGCCGAATGGCCTGGCTGCGGCGGTGACGCTGGCCCGCGCGGGGCTTGCTGTCGAGGTGCTGGAGGCGGAGGCACAACCTGGTGGGGGCTCTCGTACCCTGGATTTGGGGCTTGCCGACGGTATCGTCCACGACGTGTGCTCGGCTGTGCATCCGCTCGCCTTGGCAAGTCCGTTCCTGCGGGCGTTGAATCTCCCGGCCCGGGGCGTCGAACTAGTGGTTCCCGAGGCATCCTACGCCCACCCCTTGGACGACCAGCCTGCCGCGATCGCCTGGCGTGACCTGGAGCGCGCCGCGGAGGGTCTGGGTTCCGACGGCGCTGCGTGGCGGCGACTGCTGGGACCCCTGGTGAAACACGCCGATGCCCTGACCGCGCTGGCACTCGGTGACAAACGGTCTCTTCCGCAGGAGCTGTGGCGCTCTACCGCACTCGGAGCAGGTGGGCTGTTTGGCCTACGCCTGGCTCAGCTTGGCTCGTTCGCTTGGGATGCGCCGCTGCGCACTGAGCGGGGCCGGGCCCTGCTTACCGGGGTCGCGGCCCACACCATTGGCCGTCTACCTTCGCCGGGAGCGGCGGCGACGGCTCTACTGCTGGCAGCACTGGGCCATTCTGGCGGCTGGCCCATTCCTCGGGGCGGCTCCGGCGTGATCGCGGCGGCACTCCTTACGGACCTTCGGAACCATGGAGGCGTGGTCCGTACCGGAGAACATGTGCGTTCGGCCGCTGATCTGCCGCCTTCCCGAGTGGTTCTGTTAGACACCACGGCGGGTTCCGCTGCGCAGATCCTCGCAGAACGCCTGTCCCCGAGCATGGCTCGGGCGTTGCGGCGGTTCCGGCATGGGAACGCAGCAGCGAAGGTGGACCTGGTGTTGTCGGGACCGGTGCCCTGGCGCGACTGCGACGTCAGCCGGGCCAGTACCCAGCATCTGGGCGGCACCCGGGCACAGATGGTGCAGGCGGAGTCGGAAGTTACGCGCGGCCGCACCCCGGAGCGGCCGATGGTGCTGGTCTCGGATCCGACCCTCGGGGATCCAGGGCGGGAACAAAACGGTCTGCGGCCGCTGTGGGCCTACGCGCATGTGGCATACGACGACCCCCGCGATCCCACGGAGCTGGTGCTTGCGCAGATTGAACGTTTCGCTCCGGGAATACGCGACCTTGTCGTTGCCGCCCGGGGTATTTCAGCACGGGACATGGCGCGCCACAACCCCACGCTCGTGGGCGGTGACATCGCCATGGGGCGGGTAAGTCTTTGGGACATGATCGCGCGACCCACGTTCCGCTTTGACCCATACCGGCTGGCCCCAGGCGCGTACCTGTGCTCAGCTGCGACCCCGCCCGGGCCGGGCGTTCATGGCATGTCCGGGTGGCACGCTGCCGTGCGGGTGCTGCGTGGGGAGTTCGGGATCAACGATCCACCGGGCCTTGCGCCCTGA
- a CDS encoding histidine phosphatase family protein, whose product MTHTRLVFLRHGQTEWNLLGKLQGQADIDLDEVGEQQAVEAARFFQQWSFDACYTSDLKRALRTAQIVATPHGIDAVPDARLREINVGTWSGLTAAEASAELPRLAELYNKGIDFRRSPAGETQAEMVRRALPAMHEIMGQHEGQQILIVTHGLLLASIVAALVGGRDDASMLGIPENTCYSTVTVRGGKPWLMTHNAPTTPIT is encoded by the coding sequence ATGACACACACCAGGCTGGTCTTTCTCAGACACGGCCAGACTGAGTGGAATCTTCTGGGGAAGCTGCAGGGACAAGCCGATATTGACCTGGATGAGGTGGGGGAGCAGCAGGCCGTTGAGGCAGCCCGGTTTTTCCAGCAGTGGAGTTTTGACGCCTGCTACACCTCTGACCTGAAACGTGCTCTTCGCACAGCCCAGATAGTTGCGACGCCACATGGTATCGACGCCGTCCCGGATGCGCGGCTACGTGAGATCAACGTGGGAACCTGGAGTGGCCTCACTGCGGCAGAAGCAAGCGCCGAACTGCCACGCCTAGCCGAGCTCTACAACAAGGGAATCGATTTCCGGCGATCTCCCGCAGGTGAAACCCAGGCTGAGATGGTGCGCCGGGCCCTACCCGCGATGCACGAGATCATGGGCCAGCATGAGGGACAGCAGATCCTGATAGTCACTCATGGGCTGCTGCTCGCCAGCATCGTTGCCGCCCTGGTGGGCGGTCGTGACGATGCCAGCATGCTGGGGATCCCGGAAAACACCTGCTACTCGACGGTGACGGTCAGGGGCGGAAAACCCTGGCTCATGACCCATAACGCTCCCACAACGCCGATCACCTGA
- the rsfS gene encoding ribosome silencing factor — MTTPESVIAHVTIAAEAAAGKFGTNIVAFDVSQQLAITDVFLIVSAKNERQVAAVVEAVEEQLIKQAELKPVRREGDRENRWVLLDYIDFVVHVQHTEERSLYNLERLWKDCPQIPLEVDEIPQDDDQ; from the coding sequence TTGACAACGCCTGAGTCCGTCATTGCGCACGTGACCATAGCTGCGGAGGCGGCTGCCGGTAAGTTCGGCACCAATATCGTCGCCTTCGACGTCAGCCAGCAGCTGGCTATCACCGACGTGTTCCTGATCGTCAGCGCCAAGAACGAGCGCCAGGTTGCCGCTGTCGTCGAGGCCGTGGAGGAGCAGCTGATCAAGCAGGCAGAGCTGAAGCCGGTGCGTCGCGAGGGCGATCGTGAGAATCGGTGGGTGCTGCTGGACTACATTGATTTCGTGGTGCATGTACAGCACACCGAGGAGCGCAGCCTCTACAACCTGGAGCGGTTGTGGAAGGACTGCCCGCAGATTCCCCTCGAAGTGGATGAGATCCCACAGGACGACGATCAATGA
- the nadD gene encoding nicotinate-nucleotide adenylyltransferase translates to MNTTELATARQGRERHYRLGVMGGTFDPIHHGHLVAASEVAAKFALDEVVFVPTGVPWQKTHREVSKPEDRYLMTVIATASNPRFSVSRVDIDRPGNTYTVDTLRDLRAERGDDVDLFFITGADAVRQILTWHGAEQLFDLAHFVGVTRPGVPMTEDDLAHLPSDKVTLLEVPALAISSTDCRIRVQRSEPIWYLVPDGIVQYIAKRGLYPHPETGVPLDNA, encoded by the coding sequence ATGAACACCACCGAATTGGCCACCGCCCGGCAGGGGCGAGAGAGGCATTACCGTCTCGGCGTGATGGGCGGCACCTTCGACCCGATCCATCACGGGCACCTGGTTGCGGCCAGCGAAGTGGCTGCGAAGTTCGCCCTTGATGAAGTGGTCTTCGTGCCCACGGGAGTGCCGTGGCAGAAGACGCACCGGGAGGTCAGCAAACCAGAGGACCGGTATCTGATGACCGTGATCGCCACGGCGTCGAATCCCAGGTTCTCCGTCAGCCGCGTGGACATCGACCGGCCGGGGAACACCTACACGGTCGACACCCTGAGGGATCTCCGCGCTGAGCGTGGTGATGACGTCGACCTGTTCTTCATCACCGGTGCCGACGCGGTGCGGCAGATCCTCACCTGGCATGGTGCAGAGCAGCTGTTCGACCTGGCGCATTTCGTCGGCGTGACCCGGCCGGGGGTGCCGATGACGGAAGATGACTTGGCGCACTTGCCGTCAGACAAGGTGACGTTGCTGGAGGTCCCGGCGCTGGCCATCTCCTCGACCGACTGCCGCATACGGGTGCAGCGCTCCGAACCGATCTGGTATCTGGTGCCGGACGGCATCGTGCAGTACATAGCAAAACGCGGTCTCTACCCGCATCCTGAGACAGGAGTCCCACTTGACAACGCCTGA
- the hemQ gene encoding hydrogen peroxide-dependent heme synthase, whose amino-acid sequence MSHPHQAHTDPRDHLLSPEEVHASPHYVMYSVFRTAVPLTSPDTEAAEEAVLETGVTIRGWYDIGGFRADADLMLWALAEDARPLQAAYHALRRSELGQSLDPVWSCIGVHRPAEFNRGHTPACFSGVAPRPWACVYPFVRSYDWYCMEDERRSRMLAEHGRMGREYPDVPGSTTSAFALNDYEWLLAFEADELHRLTDAMRHQRGSEARLHVREEIPFFTGPRIDLKEWAARQPQE is encoded by the coding sequence ATGTCCCATCCGCATCAAGCGCACACTGATCCCCGCGACCACCTGCTTTCCCCCGAGGAAGTGCACGCCAGCCCGCACTATGTGATGTACTCGGTGTTCCGCACCGCGGTTCCCCTAACCAGCCCAGACACCGAAGCCGCTGAGGAAGCGGTGTTGGAGACCGGCGTGACGATCCGGGGCTGGTATGACATCGGTGGATTCCGCGCTGACGCAGACCTGATGCTGTGGGCTCTGGCCGAGGATGCGCGCCCACTGCAGGCCGCATATCACGCGCTCCGGCGTTCCGAGCTGGGCCAGAGCCTGGATCCCGTGTGGTCGTGTATAGGGGTGCATCGCCCAGCCGAGTTCAACCGCGGCCACACACCCGCCTGTTTCTCGGGTGTCGCACCCCGGCCCTGGGCATGTGTCTACCCCTTCGTGCGCAGCTACGACTGGTATTGCATGGAAGACGAGCGCCGCTCCAGGATGCTGGCTGAACACGGCCGCATGGGTCGTGAATACCCGGATGTGCCGGGCTCCACCACCTCGGCTTTCGCCCTGAACGACTACGAATGGCTGCTGGCCTTCGAGGCCGACGAGCTGCATCGCCTCACCGACGCCATGCGTCACCAGCGCGGCTCGGAGGCCCGGCTGCATGTGCGCGAGGAGATCCCGTTCTTCACAGGTCCCAGAATCGATCTAAAGGAGTGGGCGGCCCGACAGCCTCAGGAGTGA
- a CDS encoding ferrochelatase, whose translation MTDALSPYSAVLLASYGGPRSPEDVLPFMRNATAGRGVPDERLLEVSQHYQLFGGRSPINEQNEALRDALAAELERRGCARPVTIGNRNWTPFFTDTVAELRRNRHHKVVAVATAAYSCYSACRQYREDLDAAMRQVPGIAIDKVGPYAERDGFVSANVDALVQAVQTLRSRIGDGRLKVLFVTHSIPTAMNAASADGSPAARYDAQHIRVASRTADAAQVRLGEHLDWELTYCSRSGNPRIPWLEPDINDRITEIKGVAGVVAAPIGFISDHMEVAYDLDTQASESAAEAGFDYERAATAGVHPDFVATLADLLIEQAAVARGERALPDHPCLTESVRCCLPHPQKEQTHVPSASSAH comes from the coding sequence ATGACCGATGCCCTGAGCCCGTATTCGGCCGTGTTGCTGGCGTCATATGGCGGCCCACGCTCACCAGAGGACGTGTTACCGTTCATGCGCAACGCAACCGCGGGGCGTGGTGTGCCAGATGAGCGGCTGCTTGAGGTCTCGCAGCACTACCAGCTGTTCGGCGGCCGCTCCCCCATCAATGAACAGAACGAGGCGCTCCGCGATGCGTTGGCTGCGGAACTGGAGCGACGCGGCTGTGCCCGCCCCGTCACGATCGGGAACCGGAACTGGACCCCGTTTTTCACCGACACCGTCGCAGAGCTGCGCCGGAACCGGCATCACAAGGTGGTTGCGGTGGCGACCGCAGCGTATTCCTGTTATTCGGCCTGCCGTCAATACCGGGAGGATCTTGACGCCGCCATGCGACAGGTGCCGGGTATTGCCATTGACAAGGTGGGACCCTACGCGGAGCGTGATGGCTTCGTATCAGCCAACGTGGACGCGCTGGTGCAGGCAGTACAGACGCTGCGTTCGCGCATCGGTGACGGAAGGCTGAAGGTGCTTTTCGTCACCCACTCCATTCCGACCGCCATGAATGCGGCCTCCGCCGATGGCTCCCCGGCAGCCCGGTACGATGCCCAGCACATCCGGGTGGCCTCCCGGACCGCCGATGCTGCGCAGGTGCGGCTGGGGGAGCATCTCGACTGGGAGCTCACCTACTGCTCCCGGTCTGGGAATCCCCGTATCCCCTGGCTCGAGCCCGACATCAACGATCGCATCACCGAGATCAAGGGAGTGGCCGGCGTGGTGGCTGCACCAATCGGTTTCATCAGCGACCACATGGAAGTGGCCTATGACCTGGACACCCAGGCAAGCGAGTCAGCGGCTGAGGCTGGTTTCGACTACGAACGGGCCGCAACCGCAGGCGTGCATCCCGACTTCGTCGCCACGCTGGCTGACCTGCTGATCGAGCAAGCCGCTGTGGCGCGGGGCGAGCGTGCTCTCCCCGATCATCCTTGCCTCACGGAGTCAGTACGTTGCTGCCTCCCTCACCCGCAGAAGGAGCAAACCCATGTCCCATCCGCATCAAGCGCACACTGA
- a CDS encoding aldo/keto reductase yields the protein MITLNNGVKMPPLGMGVFRMTEDEVRSALPAALEAGYRLIDTAALYGNERAVGEVIAASGIPRDELFVTTKAWYRDFGYDAVMRAFENSLGRLGLGHVDLYLLHQPFNDYYGAWRALENLYKQGAVHAIGVSNFPPERYLDLVIHNQVVPAVNQCEVHPLYQRQDLLEITKGHGTVLQAWAPLAQGRAEVHDEPVLHEIAQRHGKSVAQIMLRWLLQRGIPLVVKSTHASRLRENRDLCDIELTDEEMSAVSALDRHRPNAGMTHQDPRLLEYLHSKYRN from the coding sequence ATGATTACCCTCAACAATGGCGTCAAGATGCCCCCGCTGGGCATGGGTGTGTTCCGGATGACCGAGGACGAGGTGCGTTCCGCGCTCCCAGCCGCGCTTGAGGCCGGTTACCGGCTGATCGATACGGCTGCTCTCTACGGCAATGAGCGGGCCGTCGGTGAGGTGATCGCTGCATCGGGGATACCACGAGACGAGTTGTTCGTGACCACCAAGGCCTGGTACCGGGATTTCGGGTATGACGCGGTGATGCGGGCCTTCGAGAATTCACTGGGCAGGCTCGGCCTAGGCCACGTGGACCTGTATCTGCTGCACCAGCCGTTCAACGACTACTACGGCGCGTGGCGGGCCCTGGAGAATCTGTACAAGCAGGGCGCCGTCCACGCGATCGGTGTCTCGAATTTTCCGCCAGAGCGCTACCTCGACCTGGTCATACACAACCAGGTCGTCCCCGCTGTGAACCAGTGCGAGGTTCATCCCCTGTACCAAAGGCAGGACCTACTGGAGATCACCAAAGGCCATGGCACGGTCCTGCAGGCCTGGGCCCCGCTGGCCCAGGGACGTGCGGAGGTTCACGACGAGCCAGTCCTCCACGAGATTGCGCAGCGGCATGGGAAGTCGGTGGCACAGATCATGCTCCGCTGGCTGCTGCAACGCGGCATCCCGCTGGTGGTCAAGAGCACTCACGCATCACGGCTCCGGGAGAACCGCGACCTCTGTGACATCGAGTTAACCGATGAGGAGATGTCGGCTGTCTCAGCCCTCGATAGGCATCGACCCAATGCGGGCATGACCCATCAGGATCCACGCCTGCTGGAGTATCTGCACAGCAAATACCGGAACTGA
- a CDS encoding SMP-30/gluconolactonase/LRE family protein, which yields MNYARFSRRTLLGAGALGMLAGCAADPQPAPTASGTASPVGAATGSNPFDAFYDPGFRLSPLSADSIETLSRPERAAGMSDAVIDPAYSTRLYRATAVAEGGGGHLRHEYSRRQAFNADNSRYLAQDGAGAWHLYNASDWAHLRRLSDLVGDCEPLWHPTQPSRLYFTERNGGLVWWLLDVESETKEQAFDFTGQTPWPQATAFWTKGEGTLSADGKILGLMATSYDAGAQRNTCYGLITLDLESKAIIGTLEATGFPVPGAFPDHISTAPSGNYVVSSWLAGEGGTVAYGPDLKQPRQLIDASEHSDLAFGPDGKDLLVVADYAKGQIAAIDIATGERNDLHTLYPADGEAYATHISGQAFDVPGWAVISTYGDTASHGSQSPAQTLRPEYRKVWLLELVPGGRALNVAHIRANGEQVEGDTYFLEPQASVSRDLSRIIFATNFGGGEINSYVVGLPSKFA from the coding sequence ATGAACTACGCCCGGTTTTCCCGCCGCACCCTACTCGGGGCCGGAGCCCTGGGGATGCTGGCTGGCTGTGCCGCGGACCCCCAGCCGGCACCCACAGCATCTGGCACAGCATCACCGGTGGGTGCGGCCACCGGTAGCAATCCCTTCGATGCCTTCTATGACCCCGGTTTCCGACTCTCGCCCCTGTCCGCCGACTCGATCGAGACCCTCAGCCGTCCGGAGCGGGCCGCAGGCATGTCCGATGCTGTGATCGATCCCGCCTATTCGACCCGGCTCTACCGCGCCACCGCAGTTGCCGAGGGCGGTGGCGGGCACCTGCGTCACGAGTACTCCCGCCGGCAAGCGTTCAATGCCGACAACAGCCGCTACCTGGCCCAGGACGGGGCTGGAGCCTGGCATCTCTACAACGCCTCGGACTGGGCGCATCTGAGAAGGCTCTCCGACCTGGTTGGTGACTGTGAGCCTCTCTGGCACCCCACGCAACCATCCCGCCTGTATTTCACCGAACGCAATGGGGGCCTGGTCTGGTGGCTGCTCGATGTGGAATCTGAGACCAAGGAACAGGCCTTCGACTTCACCGGCCAGACTCCCTGGCCGCAGGCGACGGCCTTCTGGACCAAGGGGGAGGGGACCCTCAGCGCCGACGGCAAGATCTTGGGGCTCATGGCGACCTCCTACGACGCTGGGGCGCAGCGTAACACCTGCTATGGACTTATCACCCTGGACCTGGAGTCCAAGGCCATCATCGGCACCTTGGAGGCAACGGGTTTCCCAGTCCCGGGCGCATTCCCTGATCACATTTCCACCGCTCCCAGCGGCAACTATGTGGTTTCCTCCTGGCTCGCCGGGGAGGGAGGCACCGTAGCCTATGGGCCTGACCTTAAGCAGCCACGCCAGCTTATCGATGCCTCGGAACACTCTGACCTGGCCTTCGGGCCTGACGGCAAGGATCTGCTCGTGGTTGCCGACTATGCGAAGGGGCAGATCGCCGCCATCGACATCGCGACAGGGGAGCGCAATGACCTACACACCCTCTACCCAGCTGACGGCGAGGCCTATGCGACGCATATTAGTGGGCAGGCCTTTGATGTCCCCGGTTGGGCGGTCATCTCGACTTATGGGGACACCGCCAGTCATGGCTCGCAGTCTCCGGCGCAGACACTTCGTCCCGAGTACCGGAAAGTGTGGCTGCTGGAACTCGTGCCTGGGGGCAGGGCTTTGAACGTCGCCCACATACGTGCCAATGGTGAACAGGTCGAGGGCGACACCTATTTTCTCGAACCCCAGGCCAGTGTTTCCCGTGATCTCAGCCGGATCATCTTCGCCACCAACTTCGGCGGCGGTGAGATCAACAGCTACGTCGTGGGTCTGCCATCGAAGTTCGCCTGA
- a CDS encoding type II toxin-antitoxin system HicA family toxin yields MRLQRYRNVAETLTSQGWRVLRQVSESHEIWCASDGITKVVVPRHREVAAGVLRRIAERLESVPGSWR; encoded by the coding sequence ATGAGGCTTCAGAGATACCGGAATGTTGCGGAGACGCTGACTTCGCAGGGATGGCGGGTGCTGCGGCAGGTTTCTGAGTCGCATGAGATCTGGTGCGCATCAGATGGCATCACCAAGGTCGTCGTCCCACGGCATCGTGAGGTCGCGGCCGGTGTCTTGCGCAGGATCGCCGAGCGGCTTGAGTCTGTTCCCGGCAGCTGGCGGTGA